A region of Sugiyamaella lignohabitans strain CBS 10342 chromosome A, complete sequence DNA encodes the following proteins:
- the OAC1 gene encoding Oac1p (Mitochondrial inner membrane transporter; transports oxaloacetate, sulfate, thiosulfate, and isopropylmalate; member of the mitochondrial carrier family; GO_component: GO:0016021 - integral component of membrane [Evidence IEA]; GO_component: GO:0016021 - integral component of membrane [Evidence ISM] [PMID 12192589]; GO_component: GO:0016020 - membrane [Evidence IEA]; GO_component: GO:0005743 - mitochondrial inner membrane [Evidence IEA,IEA]; GO_component: GO:0005743 - mitochondrial inner membrane [Evidence IDA] [PMID 10428783]; GO_component: GO:0005739 - mitochondrion [Evidence IEA]; GO_component: GO:0005739 - mitochondrion [Evidence IDA] [PMID 16823961]; GO_function: GO:0034658 - isopropylmalate transmembrane transporter activity [Evidence IDA] [PMID 18682385]; GO_function: GO:1901239 - malonate(1-) transmembrane transporter activity [Evidence IDA] [PMID 10428783]; GO_function: GO:0015131 - oxaloacetate transmembrane transporter activity [Evidence IDA] [PMID 10428783]; GO_function: GO:0015116 - sulfate transmembrane transporter activity [Evidence IDA] [PMID 10428783]; GO_process: GO:0034659 - isopropylmalate transport [Evidence IDA] [PMID 18682385]; GO_process: GO:0015729 - oxaloacetate transport [Evidence IDA] [PMID 10428783]; GO_process: GO:0008272 - sulfate transport [Evidence IDA] [PMID 10428783]; GO_process: GO:0055085 - transmembrane transport [Evidence IEA]; GO_process: GO:0006810 - transport [Evidence IEA]), producing MQLQGELAAKGQGKRIYTGLFQGLATIYKHEGIRGCQKGLFPAYIYQIGLNGCRLGFYEPVRRGLNSLFGYEYTDQQFGLNIAAGASSGIMGAIAGSPFYLIKIRMQSYSPVFKIGAQTHYTSTLQGLSTIWKTEGVRGLYRGVDAAILRTGAGSSVQLPIYNWSKTVIEKYNLAADGPVRHLLASAVSGLGVCIVMNPWDVLMTRMYNQKGNLYKNPFDCAYKTVTIEGPLALYKGFIPHLMRIGPHTILTLTFMEQTMYWMKKIEGVPL from the coding sequence ATGCAACTCCAGGGAGAACTGGCTGCTAAAGGTCAGGGAAAGAGAATTTATACCGGTCTGTTTCAGGGTCTGGCCACTATTTATAAGCACGAGGGTATCAGGGGATGTCAGAAGGGTCTGTTTCCCGCTTATATCTATCAGATCGGACTTAATGGCTGTAGATTGGGTTTCTATGAACCGGTCAGAAGAGGACTCAATTCGCTGTTTGGTTACGAGTACACGGACCAGCAGTTCGGACTTAATAtcgctgctggtgctagtaGTGGCATTATGGGCGCTATTGCCGGATCTCCTTTTTACCTGATAAAAATCCGGATGCAGTCGTACTCGCCTGTATTCAAAATCGGTGCTCAAACTCATTATACAAGCACTCTGCAGGGTCTTTCTACCATCTGGAAAACTGAAGGTGTCAGAGGTTTGTACAGAGGTGTGGATGCTGCAATTCTAAGAACCGGTGCTGGTTCTAGTGTACAACTGCCCATTTACAACTGGAGTAAGACTGtcattgaaaaatataatctCGCGGCTGATGGGCCTGTTCGCCATCTGCTGGCAAGTGCTGTCAGTGGACTCGGCGTGTGTATTGTCATGAACCCCTGGGATGTGCTCATGACCCGAATGTACAACCAGAAGGGCAATCTGTATAAAAATCCCTTTGACTGCGCATACAAAACCGTCACCATCGAGGGACCCCTGGCTCTTTATAAGGGGTTCATTCCCCATCTCATGAGAATCGGGCCCCATACCATCCTCACTCTGACCTTTATGGAACAGACCATGTACTGGATGAAAAAGATCGAAGGTGTACCTTTATAG
- the MUB1 gene encoding Mub1p (MYND domain-containing protein; required for ubiquitination and turnover of Rpn4p; interacts with Ubr2p (E3) and indirectly with Rad6p (E2); short-lived protein degraded in a Ubr2p/Rad6p dependent manner; similar to the A. nidulans samB gene; GO_component: GO:0005575 - cellular_component [Evidence ND]; GO_component: GO:0005737 - cytoplasm [Evidence IEA,IEA]; GO_function: GO:0046872 - metal ion binding [Evidence IEA]; GO_function: GO:0003674 - molecular_function [Evidence ND]; GO_process: GO:0006513 - protein monoubiquitination [Evidence IDA,IMP] [PMID 18070918]; GO_process: GO:0007116 - regulation of cell budding [Evidence IMP,ISS] [PMID 9427754]): MRELNFRSVPSNRAAVSITTTLYDRRALDCTADRPLVNSLNHLTYLASSSARVRETLCVDGGLERLVAILKECRDDFHSNPAVKEEKTDGGLEDGENDGTNMTLSRITKEQEMLTAWKWTLALQCLVFLGTRGTEQIRSRVVDAGLIPVITTILDNYLYNTTEKTKWMQKARANFLGKTSSSSSSGGSVGSTGSSHGSSNGVRSMGSTGTGNAVSMNPSSTEGRRYVSGHTTAAAALTTAAFGDDTPGPGSVAVASTTATSAGTSVAGFANSSSNSSSQSSTSSSFGPSSTFSSSSFTPFSNHLRPVRSNNSTAESVASSSASSVFSVASMSSSVSSVSSLESFDSRNEMASAAAVANSQNVSYFQQQQQQVQQAMAQQQLTEQLQQRSMPNDRRPMSTSATINSSFAQNMLAAASVPANSLRTNQPNPRFPPLHSQASNAVFHTHARASPSAHTHTHGSASSVSGSVSPAGPSAGNLLGPGAVAAGAVTGIVPGSGVIPNFTRQQQQHHHHHHHFHDHHHHHHRLDSNASSATSTSLDSMRSVSPEAPPGSGSTTGSTLALSSLPDEDNEEYDSATTITTSTTIPATMGDGSISTAIVDPESTSEDDNPLSTWSDMILRPQQERQQQQEQQQQRQEMQQQQQQQQQQLPLQLPLQQQLLGDNLTTEQQRFPLPIRPAQGAVQTATSVARRGVGTTMDGATGATNATNAAANQADATTSRGTSVNSSVASAVSAVPRQFREHVIVAREEDIIWALEILAFVSKYAYLKPSLQNSHIVPRLSVRESAKQFQQQQVKSPASSTSPRSAESNGGYDEMDVDAEESDNNHYHHYHHHHHNHSQLPSTPSSSASTITSTSSPETKSWNYDEYDFEAEKDIDSEYLGETINIFPLVEKFTVKQFPKEIQYWAGVIMRNSCRRNESLGGIRQCANFDCGKWEEYPRQFAKCRRCKRTKYCSKNCQLQAWNFHRHWCVQSGAGSSTSSGSSSSRHTNSSTATSATSTTTSHTHSVRTTTPGTVPPATATPNGPNPAPASRSLPTIESTTSS; this comes from the coding sequence ATGAGAGAGCTAAATTTTAGATCGGTGCCATCTAACAGAGCGGCCGTGTCGATTACTACTACCCTGTACGATCGGAGAGCCCTCGATTGTACTGCTGATAGACCGCTTGTCAATTCGTTGAATCATTTGACTTATTTGGCGTCGTCAAGTGCTCGTGTTCGCGAGACGTTGTGTGTCGATGGCGGTCTGGAACGATTAGTGGCTATTCTGAAAGAGTGTCGAGATGATTTTCATTCGAATCCAGCtgttaaagaagaaaaaactGATGGCGGTCTTGAGGATGGTGAAAATGATGGTACTAATATGACCTTGTCTCGCATTACAAAAGAGCAAGAAATGCTCACTGCATGGAAATGGACTCTGGCTCTTCAGTGCCTGGTTTTTCTTGGTACTCGTGGAACTGAACAGATTCGTAGTAGAGTCGTGGATGCTGGCTTGATTCCTGTGATTACTACTATTCTCGAcaattatttatacaaTACCACTGAAAAGACAAAGTGGATGCAAAAGGCTCGTGCTAATTTCTTAGGAAAgactagtagtagtagtagtagtggtgGCAGTGTTGGTAGCACTGGATCGAGTCATGGGTCTAGTAATGGTGTTCGTAGTATGGGAAGTACCGGTACTGGAAATGCCGTTAGTATGAATCCAAGTAGCACTGAAGGTAGACGATATGTTAGTGGCCATACTACAGCAGCCGCTGCTTTAACTACTGCTGCCTTTGGCGACGACACCCCTGGTCCTGGCTCagttgctgttgcttctaCCACTGCTACTAGTGCTGGCACTAGTGTTGCTGGTTTTgcaaattcttcttcaaattcatCTTCACAatcttctacttcttcttcattcgGTCCTTCATCtactttttcttcgtcttcgttTACACCATTTTCTAATCACCTTCGACCAGTACGATCCAACAATTCCACTGCTGAATCTGTAGCTTCTAGCTCGGCTTCTAGCGTCTTTTCAGTAGCATCCATGTCTTCATCTGTTTCTTCAGTCTCTTCTTTAGAAAGTTTCGATAGTCGCAATGAAATGGCCAGtgccgctgctgttgcaaACTCACAAAATGTGTCCTATttccaacagcaacaacagcaagtCCAACAGGCAATGGCCCAACAACAATTGACTGAACAGTTACAACAACGATCGATGCCCAATGATCGAAGACCAATGTCTACTTCAGCAACTATTAACTCGTCATTTGCACAAAATATGctagcagctgcttcagTGCCTGCTAATTCATTACGCACCAATCAGCCCAACCCTCGATTCCCTCCTCTTCATTCCCAAGCATCGAATGCCGTATTCCACACCCATGCACGAGCTTCACCATCGGCTCATACTCATACCCACGGATCTGCTAGCTCGGTTTCGGGATCTGTAAGTCCAGCTGGACCTTCAGCCGGAAACTTGCTAGGACCCGGAGctgtggctgctggagctgtgACCGGAATTGTacctggatctggtgtGATTCCCAATTTTActcgtcaacaacaacaacaccatcatcatcaccaccacttTCACgatcaccatcatcaccatcatcgtCTCGACTCTAATGCTTCTAGTGCTACTAGTACTAGTCTTGATAGCATGAGATCAGTCTCTCCTGAGGCACCtcctggttctggttctacAACTGGTAGTACCCTTGCATTGTCGAGTCTTCCTGATGAAGACAATGAAGAATATGACTCTGCCACTACCATCACCACTAGCACTACAATCCCTGCTACCATGGGTGATGGGTCGATTTCGACTGCTATCGTCGACCCCGAGTCGACCTCGGAAGACGATAATCCACTGTCGACCTGGTCAGACATGATTCTTCGTCCTCAACAGGAAcggcaacaacagcaagaacaacaacagcaacgtCAAGAGatgcaacaacagcaacagcagcaacaacaacaattacCATTACAATTGCCATTACAACAGCAATTATTAGGAGATAACCTTACTACTGAACAACAGCGATTCCCATTACCTATTCGACCAGCCCAAGGCGCGGTGCAAACTGCGACTTCAGTTGCCAGAAGAGGTGTTGGTACTACTATGGatggtgctactggtgctacaAATGCTacaaatgctgctgctaatcaAGCCGATGCCACTACCAGTAGAGGAACTTCTGTTAACTCCAGTGTTGCATCGGCAGTGTCTGCTGTTCCAAGACAATTCCGTGAACATGTGATTGTAGCTCgtgaagaagatatcatTTGGGCTCTAGAGATTCTCGCATTCGTGTCGAAATACGCCTATCTCAAACCCAGTCTTCAAAACAGCCATATTGTTCCCCGTTTGTCGGTACGAGAGTCTGCAAAACaattccaacaacaacaagttaaatcaccagcatcatcgACATCGCCAAGATCTGCAGAATCTAATGGCGGATATGATGAAATGGACGTTGATGCCGAAGAGTCGGACAACAACCATTATCACcactatcatcatcaccaccacaaccATAGTCAACTACCATCTAcgccatcatcatctgctAGCACTATAACCAGTACCTCAAGTCCCGAAACAAAGTCATGGAATTATGACGAGTACGACTTCGAGGCCGAAAAAGATATCGACAGCGAGTATCTGGGCGAAACCATCAACATCTTTCCACTGGTGGAAAAGTTCACTGTTAAGCAGTTCCCCAAGGAAATCCAATACTGGGCCGGTGTTATCATGCGTAACTCGTGTCGTAGAAACGAGTCTTTGGGAGGTATTCGACAGTGTGCCAACTTCGACTGCGGCAAATGGGAGGAGTATCCTCGCCAGTTTGCAAAATGCAGACGCTGTAAACGAACAAAGTATTGCAGCAAGAACTGTCAATTGCAAGCGTGGAACTTCCACCGTCACTGGTGTGTACaatctggtgctggcagCAGTActagcagtggcagtagcTCGTCTCGTCACACTAACAGCTCCACTGCCACCTCTGCTACATCTACCACGACTTCACACACCCACTCGGTCCGCACCACCACTCCTGGCACTGTAcctcctgctactgctacccCCAATGGACCCAACCCGGCCCCTGCATCCCGTTCCCTGCCGACCATAGAGTCGACAACTAGTTCCTGA